GGACAAGGCAGCCGAGCTGCTCAGGAAGTGGAAATAGTGGCCAATCAATAAACGAATTTAATGAAATCCAACCCTGAATGAAGTAGCAGCCGTCTAACCTAGGTGGTCCGGTTACATAATCAAGAGGCAAACAACACACATACACTTGTGTGGTGGTAGCCTTACTCCAATCTCTTTTTATTTGCAATCCAATAACATGTTCATCCACACCATACTTGGGATACTATGGATGTGTAGCTAGTGTCTCTGTGAGGTGAGGGTATTGTGTACTGTTTTGCTTTTTCATTAAACTATGTGGAAAAGCAGCTCGGTATGCACTGCTTAGAGGTCGTACACCGACTTGAGGGCCAGTTCGGGTTTGTCGTAGCCCAGCTCCTCGATGGTGGGAATGCCCAGCTCCTTAAGGGTAGGGGTGATCTTCTCCAGCAAGTAGGGATAAAGGGTAGCCTTCTGGTCACCGCACTTGTCCTTGCAGCCCTCCAGCCACCTGATTGCCAAAGCGATGTCGTTGACACGGCGAGCACCGCGCAGGCCAGCCTCGATGACCTTGGGGCTGGGCACCAGATCCATGCCCAGCAGATCGTTCATACCCTTGCGGATCTCCCAGCCATCGATGCCCTCGCGGCTGAAGTACTTCTCGTAGCGCTTGTCAAAATCCTCCGCAGATTCCTCAGATCCGTGCAGGGCGCGGACGGCAGCGACGCGCGACGAGGTCACGCCAATGGTGCCACGGAAGGCGCTACCAAGTTTACCGGCTGTGATGCGCAACATGGCTGTCGAAAATGCAATTAAACAATATCAAATTGGCAAAAAATTTGGTTAAGTAATAGTTCAGACTCACTTTTCGTTCTTGTTCCTGCTACTTTTTCTTTCAGAGGTATGGCAGCGCTGTGAGTTAAATTTCTGTGCTGTACAACGCCTCAACTGTCAGAGAAACCTTTTTTTGTAAACCTTATATTATACACATTCCAAAAACAGGGGTCTTTCAAATAAGCCAGTCATATAGAAAACTAattcatcaatcggataaaattatgtgttcAGGAATGAGGGTCTTGCCTAGCTAGTTATATCAAatcgaatatcaaaatcgacgAATTTGACTTCCGATCATGGACGAATAACCCATTGTTGACCAGTGGATACTAAAATACTCTCCCCAAAAAGTATGAATCTTAAagaattttagcgcagttcaggtgaaagatatcgtaGTATTTATTGAAGTTCAGAGGAAAGATGGCATGAATCTACAACAAGAACTTacaatcgttaatattttcAGCCATTTACCTGAAGTAgttgaactatttaaatagagggggctgaagtgggctaagttcgttttttcatcaTAACGAGACGCTATATTGTTGTTGAGGAGCAAAAACAGTAAATCCCTGTAGCAAAAAAACAAGTcaaatagaaaattgattcatcaatcggataaaattatgtgggcagggctgagggTTTTATTTAGCTAGTTATATtgcacggaatatcaaaaacgaggaatatgtataatagaaaTTGgcttcgtcagtatatttacggtatatttttaaaatgagaccgtatattttggtatatttctcaAACTGTTCTCGAC
This region of Drosophila miranda strain MSH22 chromosome 2, D.miranda_PacBio2.1, whole genome shotgun sequence genomic DNA includes:
- the LOC108155118 gene encoding cytochrome c oxidase subunit 5A, mitochondrial, giving the protein MLRITAGKLGSAFRGTIGVTSSRVAAVRALHGSEESAEDFDKRYEKYFSREGIDGWEIRKGMNDLLGMDLVPSPKVIEAGLRGARRVNDIALAIRWLEGCKDKCGDQKATLYPYLLEKITPTLKELGIPTIEELGYDKPELALKSVYDL